From Cervus elaphus chromosome 25, mCerEla1.1, whole genome shotgun sequence, one genomic window encodes:
- the UBE2QL1 gene encoding ubiquitin-conjugating enzyme E2Q-like protein 1 isoform X2 — MATLLRKIGLIRLHNRDTEDPKHHHNNHRAGGGGGGPQSAALRGKGGAKSGGNKPPQPPHPAGGAGDASPGPGKGKGKRAAELAPRDKAPPAAAGAAGAPGAGGPRERAAGARAGPGPAAAAAAAGGSLVPAARQQHCAQVRSRRLMKELRDIARLSDRFISVELVDESLFDWNVKLHQVDKDSVLWQDMKETNTEFILLNLTFPDNFPFSPPFMRVLSPRLENGYVLDGGAICMELLTPRGWSSAYTVEAVMRQFAASLVKGQHPECLIPLQAD, encoded by the exons ATGGCCACGCTGCTCCGCAAAATCGGGCTCATCCGCCTGCACAACCGGGACACCGAGGACCCCAAGCACCACCACAACAACCACcgcgccggcggcggcggcggcggcccgcaGAGCGCGGCGCTGCGCGGCAAGGGCGGCGCCAAGAGCGGCGGCAACAAGCCCCCGCAGCCGCCGCACCCGGCCGGGGGCGCGGGCGACGCCAGCCCCGGGCCCGGCAAGGGCAAGGGCAAGCGCGCGGCGGAGCTGGCCCCGCGCGACAAGGCGCcgccggcggcggcgggggcggcgggggcgccgGGCGCCGGGGGCCCCCGGGAGCGGGCGGCGGGCGCCAGGGCGGGGCCgggcccggcggcggcggcggcggcggcgggcggcagCCTGGTGCCCGCGGCGCGCCAGCAGCACTGCGCGCAGGTGCGCAGCCGGCGCCTCATGAAGGAGCTGCGGGACATCGCGCGCCTGAGCGACCGCTTCATCTCCGTGGAGCTGGTGGACGAGAGCCTGTTCGACTGGAACGTGAAGTTGCACCAGGTGGACAAGGACTCGGTGCTGTGGCAGGACATGAAGGAGACCAACACCGAGTTCATCCTGCTCAACCTCACCTTCCCCGACAACTTCCCCTTCTCGCCGCCCTTCATGCGGGTGCTCAGCCCGCGCCTGGAGAACGGCTACGTGCTGGACGGCGGCGCCATCTGCATGGAGCTGCTCACGCCGCGCGGCTGGTCCAGCGCCTACACGGTGGAGGCCGTCATGCGCCAGTTCGCCGCCAGCCTGGTCAAGGGCCAG CATCCTGAATGCCTTATTCCGCTCCAGGCCGACTAA